TACCGGGACGGCGTCGAGATCGCTCCGCCGGACGTCAACATCCTCGATTCAGCATCTTTGAAACTGAATTGGCCACCACACTGGAAGACCGAGAAGCCTCTTTCGGCGGAAGAACTGTTCGCGGTTGTGGCTCAGCGAACCGCCTCCATTAAGACCGATTCCGGCTACGGATCAGGCGTCTTCATTACAGACGACGGGTATCTTCTAACCAACCAACATGTAGTCCAAGGCCCCAGCAGTTCGATCGATGTCACCCTGTTTGCGGTCAAGAACGGGAAGGTTGAAAAGGCCGGCGTAAGCACCGCCAGTATTGTCTATGTCGAGCATGAGAACGATATCGCCCTTCTTAAGGTCAACAAGCCGCAAGCGGGACAGAAGGGACTTTCCATCAGCAAGGATGCACCTTCCACCGGAATGAAAGTGTTCGCCATTGGTTCTCCCGGAATGGGTGAACGCGTCCTGGATCAGTCTCTTACCGAAGGCATAATCAGTTCCAACCAGCGCGTCATTGAAGGACAATCATGGTTGCAGCACAGCGCGGCAATCAATCCCGGCAATTCCGGCGGTCCGTTGGTGTCCCAGCACGGCGAGATCGTTGGCCTTGTTACCATGAAAGCCAGAATGGAGAACGTCGGGTTTGCCATTCCCGCCGCACGTCTCCGTCAGATCCTCAATCAGCGCTGAATGGCGTTTTACTTTGGCACTGTGTTCGACCGGGCTGCTGACGTGAATCGTGTTGCTGGCGGGGCCATTTATAAGGCGTTTATACCAGACATCGGCGAAGCCGTCGCCTCCCCCGTGCTTGGCTGCGCCCTTCTCAAAGCAGAAAACGGAAAGCTGAAAGTGACCCATTACGCCTCTTGCAAAAAAACCTTGGAAGGTGGGGGCGGCGAGGTGCTATCATGGTAGACGTGAATGGCGAAACGAAACTGATGAGAATCGGCGTGCTGGGGTCGGGCTCGGGAAGCAACATGCAGGCGATCCTCGACGCCGTGAAGGCGGGAACGCTTGACGCCCGGGTCGTGTGCGTGATCGCCGACGTGCCGGACGCGGGCATCTTGGAGCGGGGCCGGCGGCACGGCATTCCGTCCTATTACATCGATCCCGCGCCCTACAAGACCAAGCTCGAAGGCGCCGCCGAGGCTCGCTGCATCGAGGTGTTGCGCGGGCAGGGCGTCGACACGGTCGTTCTGGCGGGCTTCATGCGGATTGTCAAGCGCGGCCTGTTGCAGGCGTTCGGCGGCCGCGTGTTGAACATCCATCCCGCGCTGCTCCCCGCTTTTCCGGGCCTCAGGGCCTGGGAGCAAGCGCTGGCCCACGGCGTCACCGTCACGGGATGCACCGTTCATTTTGTGGACGAGGGGACCGACACCGGCCCGATCATCGTCCAGCGCGCCGTGCCGGTGCAGCCGGGCGACACTGCGGCGACGTTGCACGCCCGCATCCAGACGGCCGAGCACGAGGCCTACCCCGAAGCCCTTCGGCTTCTCGCCTCCGGCCGGCTGCGGATTTCGGGTCGCGCCGTGACCGTCGCCCACTGACAGAAGATCAGCTATTCTAATTATGGTCGTCGATATCGGGATCCAAATCGAAATCGGGATCGACGGGAAAGAGGGGAATTCGATCCCGATACCGATAGCGATTTCGATTTCGACTGGCCGGATGCGATCCAAATTAGAAGTGCTGGACAGAAGATAGCTTTGACTTGCCGTCCGGGGCGGATGCGGTTACAGTATCGATTGGTTTATCCCTGCACGCGGTTACGCAAGCCGAGGACTTTTATGACGAAAGACGATGCTTCCGACCTGTCTTTGAAACGCGGTTCATTTTTTCGCCGGATCGACTGGGCAGCATTCTGGACGGCGACGATACTCTCCTTTGCCGTTTTCTTCTTCACGCTGGGGCCTTCGGTGACGCTGGAGGACTCGGGCGAACTGGCCGTGGCGGGCGATTATCTCGGCGTGCCCCATCCGCCGGGGTATCCGATCTGGACGATGTGCGCGTTTGTCTTCGCCCGCGCGTTCGAGTGGGTGACGTTTCGCGGCCAGCCGACCCCGGCGTGGAGCATCGCGATGGCCTCGGCATTCTTCGGCGCGCTGGCAACGGGGCTGACGGCGATGCTGATCACGCGTTCCGCATCGGACATTCTCAAGGATTCCCATCAGGACCTCCATGCCGCCACGGGGCGGCGCGAGGGGTGGTTCTGCTGGGCGGGTGGCGTCTCGGCGAGCCTGATCTTCGCCTTCAGCCCGGTGATGTGGTCGCAATCGACGATCGTCGAGGTGTACACCCTCAACGCCTTTTTTCTGATGCTGATTTTTCTCCTGACCTATCGATGGATGCGACGTCCGTCCGACACGGTCTTGTGGCTGACGGCGTTTGTCTTCGGTCTTGGATTGACCAACTATCAGGTGTTGCTTCTGGCCGCCGTTCCGCTGGCGATCGTGATCATCCTGCGCGATGTGGCGCTGTTCCGAGATTTCCTCATGGTGGGCCTTCCGGTGATGCTGACGGCGCATGTGCTGAAACTCGGCGCGATGATGCCCACGCCGGGGTTTTCCAAGCTCGAACCCTTTGTCGGCGCGAAGGTCGTGGCGCCTTCTGGAGCGCTGATCATCGCGGGGCTGGCGGTGGTGCTGGCGGGGTTTGCCGCGGCGCTGGTGATGCGCCGGCGGGAACCCGCAAACGAGCGGGCGCGCAACCGGCGGAACGCCGTGCCCGCCGTGCTATTCGGGATGGGGCTGTTGCTGCTCGTGATCGCAGGCATGGTCACCCATCCCCTGAACGTGCCGGGGGAGTTTGCGCCTCGCCTCGATCCGATGCGTTACTTGTGGATCGGCATTTTGGCGATTGGCGTGGTGACCGGTTCGGCATTGGCCGGGTTTGCCAAACGCGACCGATGGTCTGACCCCTGGGTCAGCGTGCCGCTGGCCGTGGCCATCGGTCTGCTGCTGGTCCTGATTCTGACGGTTGCCAATGTGCCCGCCGCGCGCCCGCTGCCGGCCGCGCCGGGGCAGCCGGTATTTTCATGGACCCTGCCGACGCTGGTTTTTCTGGGGGGCTGCGGCCTCTTGTTCCTGTTGGGGTCTTCCATACCTCAGGGGGTCTTTTACGCTCTGGCCGTGTTGGGGGTTCAGACGGCGCTCTTCGTCCTCGTTCGCAAGGGGGCGTTGCTCGGGCTCACCCACCCGACGACATGGTGGTTCCAGGTCCCGGTGTGGTGGAACTTCGGCGTGCTGGCGCTGGCTTGGCTCCTGTTGCCGCACGGCAGGCTTGTGTCGCTTTCCCTCTTTTTTGCCCAATTGGGCGTCTCGTTTTACGTCTATATGCCGATCGTCTCGGATCTGCGCAACCCGCCGATGAACTGGGGTTATCCGCGCACGTGGGAGGGTTTCAAGCACGCAATTACCCGTGGCCAATACGAGAAGATCGTCCCGTCGGCCGCCAAGCTTCTGCCGCAGTTGGGGTCGTAT
This region of Lentisphaerota bacterium genomic DNA includes:
- a CDS encoding phosphoribosylglycinamide formyltransferase is translated as MVDVNGETKLMRIGVLGSGSGSNMQAILDAVKAGTLDARVVCVIADVPDAGILERGRRHGIPSYYIDPAPYKTKLEGAAEARCIEVLRGQGVDTVVLAGFMRIVKRGLLQAFGGRVLNIHPALLPAFPGLRAWEQALAHGVTVTGCTVHFVDEGTDTGPIIVQRAVPVQPGDTAATLHARIQTAEHEAYPEALRLLASGRLRISGRAVTVAH
- a CDS encoding trypsin-like serine protease codes for the protein MKEKPGFPPATCALGYVQCANNNASEGIPLLIEAVRADAGQSTVTSESLYYLGEAYLNTGREAEALDCLATGLLVDKDHEMTIHLITPLMKKHGIAYRDGVEIAPPDVNILDSASLKLNWPPHWKTEKPLSAEELFAVVAQRTASIKTDSGYGSGVFITDDGYLLTNQHVVQGPSSSIDVTLFAVKNGKVEKAGVSTASIVYVEHENDIALLKVNKPQAGQKGLSISKDAPSTGMKVFAIGSPGMGERVLDQSLTEGIISSNQRVIEGQSWLQHSAAINPGNSGGPLVSQHGEIVGLVTMKARMENVGFAIPAARLRQILNQR